The Apium graveolens cultivar Ventura chromosome 10, ASM990537v1, whole genome shotgun sequence nucleotide sequence TTGTTGATTAAATTATGTTGACCTCTTTAAAACTTGATCATGTCTAATCCTTTCCTAAGATATCTCATGAATAACATCTCAGTGCTTAATATTTACCCTTGCTATAACTTGTCTATGCAATTATTGAACTATGAATAAACCTTTCTTGTCTACATTCAAAATCATGCCTCCTCGTAGAGCCCGCAACACCAATACCAGGGATCATGAAGATCCACCACCCAACTTGGCTCAACTTATGCAAATACTTCACCAACATTCGGTTACCCTTGCTCaacaacaacaacttcttcagcaacaacttcaacaaccacctccaccaccaacCCCTACGATTTTCAAATCGTTCCAAGCTGTAAAACCCCCAGAGTTTTGTGGAACTCAAGACCCTGTAGAAGCTCAATCTTGGCTTAAAGCGATGGAAAAAGCCTTCACGCTAGCTATTGTTAGGGAAGAAACAAAGGTCGATTACGCGTCTTATTTTCTGAAAGGCGAAGCAAACTACTAGTGGGAGTCAGCCcgtgctctagaagaagaagaagttatTTCTTAGGATAGATTCAAGAAGATCTTCCTAGACAAGTATTTTCCGAGGTATATGCAGACTCAAATagaattgaagttctttgaaTTAAATCAGGATTGAATGACTGTGGGAGAATACGAGAAGAAATTTACcaaattggctaggtttgttaAAGATTATGTGGACACGGATGAGAAGAAAGCGaaaagatttcaacaaggattgaagccttggCTACGAAGCAGAGTGGCTGCTTTTGAATTGGCCACATATGCTGAAGTGGTCCAAAAGGCAATGGTAATTGAAGGAGAAAGTGACCAAAATtcgaaggagaaagagagtaagaaaagaaagtttggaAGTAGTGGAGAAGGATCGGCTCAAGGAAGCCAAAGTGGAAAGAATTTCAAGAAGTTTGGATTCCAAAACCAAGGAGGATCCCGAAGCTTTAAGAAAAGGGATAGTAAGAGTCAGAGGAATAGGATTCAAGGGTAGAGATTCCAGCAAGCAACAAATCAGGAGTGTAAATTCTGTAACAAGAGACACACGGGCAACTGCAATAAGGCTGACATCGTCTGTTATAGGTGCAATACGTAAGGTCACTATGCAAATGATTGCCGAAACCCGAAGCCTTCCGTTACATACTTTAAATATGGAAAGACTGGTCACATGTCGAGAGATTGCAAGACCCCCGGAAACAACAAGTTGATACAATTGACGGCCGCTCCTTCCAATCAAGCAATGACATCTTCTTTCCCAATTCTTCAACTTCCTTCAAATCAACCTTCTGAATCTGTAACTCCAGTGTTTCCTCCCTCATATCCTGCTCAGGCCCGGACATTCAACATGAACATCgaggatgctgttcagagttctgaAATTGTAGCAGGTACTCTTTATGTCAATAACATCAATGCTAAAGTGCTATTTGATTCCAGAGCTTCTAAATCTTTCATATTTGAATCTTTTATTGGCAATTTGAATTGTGAAATTGAACCATTAGTTGAACCCTTATCTATCATTTTGGCTAATCAAGAACGAATATCTGTTAAAGATGTTTGCCCTCGGTGTAAATTAGAGATTTCAGGCTATAGTTTCCCTGCTTCCCTCATACCTTTCcaattaggagaatttgacgttatattaggaatggattggttagcagaGCATGGTGCTCAGATAGATTATAAGAAGAAGAAAGTAATTCTTAATTCCCCTCAAGGAAATAGAGTAGAGTTTAAAGGGCAGAAGCAAGTTAAGATGTTTTTGACAATAATTTAAGATAAAAGACTGTTAAGACAAGGGTGTGAAGGGAATTTGTCTCATGTAATTGATAGATCTAAGGAGACGCCGAATATAGGGAGTATTCCGATAGTTAGCGAATTTCCCGATGTATTTCCTGACGAACTTCCTGGATTACCGCTTGATCGTCAAAT carries:
- the LOC141690605 gene encoding uncharacterized protein LOC141690605, with amino-acid sequence MSRDCKTPGNNKLIQLTAAPSNQAMTSSFPILQLPSNQPSESVTPVFPPSYPAQARTFNMNIEDAVQSSEIVAGTLYVNNINAKVLFDSRASKSFIFESFIGNLNCEIEPLVEPLSIILANQERISVKDVCPRCKLEISGYSFPASLIPFQLGEFDVILGMDWLAEHGAQIDYKKKKVILNSPQGNRVEFKGQKQVKMFLTII